From a single Deltaproteobacteria bacterium HGW-Deltaproteobacteria-6 genomic region:
- a CDS encoding phosphate ABC transporter substrate-binding protein, which produces MFNIVRKAALGLLMLCFTAGASLAAESIVIKGSTTVLPVAQGTLEAYMKANPGVQISLSGGGSGEGIKALIDKTTDIATSSREIKTKEIELSKAKGINPVAHVVAYDAIIPVVHPKNKVTNLSIDQLSQIYQGKITNWKEVGGDDLKIVVISRDSSSGTFESWDHFIMKKAKVTPRAQMLASNGALVTAVAKNRYAIAYVGIGYINKSLKPLQVNGIKATIAAAMSKEYPLSRELYMYTNGEPRGQMAKYISFVKSAEGQKIVVKEGFVPLMDVKKAVKKK; this is translated from the coding sequence ATGTTCAATATTGTCAGGAAAGCGGCCTTAGGGCTTCTAATGTTATGTTTCACGGCGGGGGCGTCCCTGGCTGCTGAATCCATTGTGATCAAAGGATCAACTACGGTCTTGCCGGTGGCGCAGGGCACTCTGGAAGCTTATATGAAGGCGAACCCCGGAGTACAGATTTCTCTTTCCGGCGGAGGGTCCGGCGAAGGCATCAAGGCATTGATCGACAAGACAACGGACATCGCCACATCATCCCGTGAAATCAAGACGAAAGAAATTGAGCTGTCCAAAGCCAAAGGGATCAATCCGGTTGCGCATGTAGTGGCTTACGATGCGATTATTCCAGTCGTTCATCCGAAAAACAAAGTCACGAATTTATCCATCGACCAGTTGAGCCAGATCTATCAGGGGAAAATTACCAACTGGAAAGAAGTGGGCGGTGACGATTTGAAGATCGTGGTGATTTCCCGTGATTCTTCTTCCGGCACCTTTGAATCCTGGGACCATTTTATCATGAAAAAAGCAAAGGTGACGCCGAGAGCTCAGATGCTGGCGTCCAACGGCGCTCTGGTGACGGCGGTGGCGAAAAACAGGTATGCGATTGCCTATGTGGGTATTGGTTATATCAATAAAAGCTTAAAGCCACTGCAAGTTAACGGTATCAAAGCAACCATTGCGGCTGCCATGTCCAAAGAATATCCTTTGTCTCGAGAGCTTTACATGTATACCAACGGGGAGCCCCGGGGGCAGATGGCGAAATATATTTCTTTTGTCAAATCGGCAGAAGGCCAGAAAATAGTGGTTAAAGAAGGCTTTGTTCCACTGATGGATGTGAAAAAAGCCGTTAAAAAGAAATAA
- a CDS encoding preprotein translocase subunit SecY: MLEGLGGVSKIPELQRRILFTLLLLAVYRVGVFIPTPGIDNTALLAFFESARGSMLGLMDLFAGGALSTFSIFALGIMPYITSSIIINLLTVAIPHLEKLSKEGENGRRKITQYTRYGTVGLSIVQGFGIAWGLQHMASPTGAPIVLNAGWAFILMTIITLTAGTSFLMWLGETITEKGIGNGISLIIFSGIVCNLPAAIGNSWSLYASGELHFLVLVLLAVFMIAVIGAIVYVEAAQRRIPVQYAKRIVGRKMYGGQTTHLPLKINSAGVIPPIFASSVIMFPATIANFAPQGWMQTFAGLLKPGQFGYEILFVALIFFFCFFYTAVTIKPDDMAENMKKYGGYVPGIRPGKKTAEYIEEILERLTFSGAIYVSIICVLPSVLISQLNTPFYFGGTSLLIVVGVAMDTASQIESHLLTRQYEGFMKKGHIARRR, translated from the coding sequence TTGCTGGAAGGATTAGGCGGCGTTTCAAAAATACCGGAATTGCAAAGAAGAATCTTGTTTACCTTGCTTCTTCTGGCGGTTTACCGTGTCGGCGTATTCATTCCAACCCCGGGAATTGACAATACAGCATTGCTTGCGTTTTTTGAGAGCGCAAGAGGCTCTATGCTGGGATTGATGGACCTGTTTGCCGGTGGCGCTCTGAGCACCTTCTCAATTTTTGCTCTGGGCATTATGCCTTACATTACCTCTTCCATTATTATTAATTTATTGACAGTAGCCATTCCGCATTTGGAAAAACTTTCCAAGGAAGGTGAAAACGGCCGCAGGAAAATAACCCAGTATACCCGTTACGGCACAGTCGGACTAAGTATTGTTCAAGGATTCGGCATTGCCTGGGGCTTACAGCATATGGCCAGTCCAACGGGCGCCCCCATCGTTTTGAATGCCGGTTGGGCTTTTATACTTATGACCATCATCACGCTGACGGCCGGTACGTCATTTTTAATGTGGTTAGGTGAGACGATTACGGAAAAGGGAATCGGCAACGGTATCTCTCTGATCATTTTCTCAGGAATCGTCTGCAATCTTCCCGCCGCCATCGGCAATTCATGGAGCTTATATGCTTCAGGTGAATTACATTTTTTAGTTCTGGTTTTACTTGCGGTGTTTATGATAGCGGTGATTGGCGCGATTGTTTATGTTGAAGCCGCTCAGAGAAGAATTCCAGTGCAATACGCCAAGCGAATCGTCGGCAGGAAGATGTATGGCGGGCAAACGACTCATCTGCCGCTCAAGATTAATTCCGCCGGCGTTATACCACCGATCTTTGCATCATCTGTAATCATGTTCCCGGCGACCATTGCTAACTTTGCGCCGCAGGGTTGGATGCAGACGTTTGCAGGACTTTTAAAACCGGGACAGTTTGGATATGAAATTCTATTTGTCGCGTTGATTTTCTTCTTTTGCTTCTTCTATACGGCCGTGACGATTAAGCCTGATGATATGGCTGAAAATATGAAGAAATATGGCGGGTATGTTCCTGGAATCCGGCCGGGGAAGAAAACGGCTGAATACATTGAAGAGATACTGGAAAGACTGACTTTCAGCGGCGCTATTTACGTTTCGATTATTTGTGTGTTGCCCAGTGTGTTGATTTCTCAATTAAATACACCCTTTTATTTTGGCGGTACGTCTCTTTTGATTGTTGTCGGCGTAGCGATGGATACAGCGAGTCAGATTGAATCGCATTTACTGACTCGTCAATATGAAGGGTTTATGAAAAAAGGACACATTGCCCGCAGACGTTAA
- a CDS encoding DNA-binding response regulator, whose product MAKILIVDDEQDIADLISYNLEKEGYTAIKAYDGGDVLKTVKTQKPDLIILDLMLPRMNGLDICRAIRANPETAQLPIIMLTAKSDEVDKIIGLEIGADDYMTKPFSVKELIARVRTILRRIQEGKKPAIRETFEFDGLAINYVSCAVSVGGRPVMLSPTELKLLFFLSRNPGRVYSRDQILDHVWGDDTFITDRAVDVHIRRLRSQIEKDMDHPRYIMTIRGFGYKFTDLQ is encoded by the coding sequence ATGGCTAAAATACTAATTGTGGATGATGAGCAGGATATCGCTGATCTGATATCCTATAACCTGGAAAAGGAAGGATATACCGCGATCAAAGCCTACGACGGTGGCGACGTTCTTAAAACCGTTAAAACTCAAAAACCCGATCTGATCATTCTGGACTTGATGCTTCCCCGTATGAACGGTCTGGACATCTGTCGGGCCATTCGCGCCAATCCGGAAACTGCGCAGCTGCCCATTATCATGCTTACGGCAAAGTCCGATGAGGTCGATAAGATCATCGGCCTGGAAATCGGCGCGGATGATTACATGACCAAGCCCTTTAGTGTGAAAGAGCTCATTGCGAGAGTAAGAACAATTCTGAGGCGCATCCAGGAAGGGAAGAAACCGGCCATCAGGGAGACCTTTGAATTTGACGGGCTGGCCATTAATTATGTATCCTGCGCAGTGTCTGTGGGCGGCAGACCGGTCATGTTAAGCCCCACGGAACTTAAACTTCTTTTTTTCCTGTCGCGCAACCCCGGACGGGTATATTCGAGGGATCAAATTCTGGATCATGTCTGGGGAGATGACACGTTTATCACTGACCGCGCCGTCGATGTGCATATCCGTAGATTGCGCAGTCAGATTGAGAAAGATATGGACCATCCCCGTTATATTATGACCATTCGCGGATTTGGTTATAAATTTACCGATCTGCAGTAA
- a CDS encoding 50S ribosomal protein L36, which produces MKVRSSVKKICEKCKIVKRKGVLRVICENPKHKQRQG; this is translated from the coding sequence GTGAAAGTAAGATCGTCAGTGAAAAAAATATGCGAGAAGTGCAAAATAGTTAAACGCAAGGGTGTTTTGCGTGTTATTTGTGAAAACCCGAAACATAAGCAGCGTCAGGGCTAG
- the pstA gene encoding phosphate ABC transporter, permease protein PstA, whose product MKPINYKSMKWRYFKQNVFFTLVRASALIITLALGGLVLYIIVNGISSISWEFITKPPTDSMTKGGIMPAILGTLYLTVGAIAIGLPLGIASAIYLTEYARQGKIVRFIKVGINCLAGVPSVVFGLFGLGFFVIFLNFGSSILAGSMTLGFLILPTIIGASEEALKSVPQTFREASLSLGVSKWQTTYRIVLPNAMPGILTGSILGIGRAAGETAPIMFTAAAYFTAKLPGSVFDEVMALPYHIYVLATAGTNIEATRPIQFGTVLVLVGVVLGIDLIAIVIRGYMRRNKRW is encoded by the coding sequence ATGAAGCCGATAAACTACAAGTCCATGAAGTGGCGCTATTTTAAGCAGAACGTATTTTTTACGCTGGTGCGGGCTTCGGCGTTGATCATTACATTGGCTCTGGGCGGGCTGGTTTTATACATTATCGTCAACGGCATCTCTTCGATCAGCTGGGAATTCATTACAAAGCCTCCGACTGATTCGATGACGAAAGGCGGTATCATGCCCGCTATTCTGGGGACGCTATATCTGACGGTGGGCGCGATTGCCATCGGTCTCCCGTTGGGAATAGCTTCGGCGATCTATCTGACGGAATATGCAAGGCAGGGGAAAATTGTCCGTTTCATCAAAGTCGGCATCAACTGTCTGGCCGGGGTTCCATCGGTGGTGTTTGGATTGTTTGGCCTGGGTTTCTTTGTTATTTTTCTGAATTTCGGATCGAGTATTCTGGCCGGATCAATGACACTGGGTTTTCTGATTCTGCCGACCATCATCGGCGCGTCGGAAGAAGCCCTGAAATCCGTGCCGCAGACTTTTCGTGAAGCATCACTGTCTTTGGGGGTTTCCAAATGGCAGACCACTTACCGGATTGTTTTGCCCAATGCCATGCCGGGTATTTTAACCGGATCCATATTGGGAATAGGCCGCGCCGCCGGCGAAACAGCGCCGATCATGTTCACCGCCGCCGCCTATTTTACCGCCAAGCTGCCCGGTTCGGTTTTTGACGAAGTCATGGCTCTGCCGTATCATATTTACGTGCTGGCCACCGCCGGAACCAACATTGAAGCGACCCGTCCCATTCAATTCGGCACCGTGCTGGTTCTGGTGGGGGTGGTTTTAGGCATTGACCTGATTGCAATTGTGATTCGCGGATATATGAGAAGAAATAAAAGGTGGTAA
- a CDS encoding DNA-directed RNA polymerase subunit alpha, producing the protein MQRNWSSLIRPKRVDVDEATHTRFYGEFTIQPLERGFGVTLGNALRRVLLSSIQGAAICSIKVDGVLHEFSTIPGIKEDVTDVILNLKGVRFKLGVADTKVVRFNVTSAGVITAGDIITDGTIDVLNPDHYIATLSGGGAFNAEMVVKMGKGYAAAKKELEPDQPEGTINIDAIYSPIKKVNYVVQNARVGQITDYDKLVLEVWTDGSLNPGDAIAYAAKILKQQLDVFINFEEVEEEVLPEKEDEKGNVNEILTRSVEDLELSVRSANCLKNAGINTIGELVQKTEAEMLKTKNFGRKSLSEIKDILNEYGLVFGMKLEINS; encoded by the coding sequence ATGCAGAGAAACTGGTCGAGTTTGATTCGTCCCAAACGTGTAGATGTTGATGAAGCAACGCATACACGGTTTTATGGAGAATTTACAATTCAGCCTTTGGAAAGAGGATTTGGCGTAACGCTGGGCAACGCGTTAAGACGGGTATTGCTTTCTTCCATTCAGGGAGCGGCAATTTGTTCTATAAAAGTTGATGGTGTTTTACACGAGTTTTCTACGATTCCCGGAATCAAAGAAGACGTAACAGATGTAATTTTGAATCTGAAAGGCGTCCGCTTTAAACTGGGAGTGGCGGATACAAAAGTCGTAAGATTTAATGTAACCAGCGCCGGTGTTATTACGGCAGGCGACATCATCACGGATGGAACGATTGATGTTTTAAACCCCGATCATTATATTGCAACGCTGTCCGGTGGCGGTGCCTTTAACGCGGAAATGGTTGTGAAGATGGGCAAGGGTTATGCGGCGGCCAAGAAGGAATTAGAACCTGATCAGCCCGAAGGAACCATTAATATAGACGCGATTTATTCGCCGATTAAAAAAGTAAATTATGTGGTACAGAACGCCCGTGTCGGCCAGATCACGGATTATGACAAACTGGTGCTGGAAGTCTGGACGGACGGAAGTTTGAATCCGGGCGATGCCATCGCTTATGCAGCTAAAATATTGAAACAGCAACTCGATGTCTTCATTAATTTTGAAGAAGTCGAAGAAGAAGTTTTGCCGGAAAAGGAAGACGAAAAAGGAAACGTCAATGAAATTCTGACGAGGTCTGTTGAGGATCTGGAACTTTCCGTGCGTTCCGCCAATTGTCTGAAAAATGCGGGAATTAACACGATAGGAGAGCTGGTTCAGAAGACGGAGGCGGAAATGCTTAAAACAAAGAATTTCGGCCGCAAGTCGCTTTCCGAAATAAAAGATATTCTCAACGAATATGGTCTTGTTTTTGGAATGAAACTGGAGATCAATTCGTAA
- a CDS encoding 50S ribosomal protein L17 has product MYHGKAGRKLGRSSSHREAMFRNMVTSIIKHESIRTTDTMAKEVRKLADRMITLGKKGDLHSRRQALSIVRDKDMVGKLFGELTERFRNRAGGYTRIVKVGYRFGDNAPVSILEYIPDEKKKEKAKPKSKAKAKKEE; this is encoded by the coding sequence ATGTATCATGGTAAGGCGGGAAGAAAACTGGGACGATCGTCCAGCCATCGGGAAGCCATGTTTCGCAATATGGTGACATCGATTATAAAACATGAAAGTATTCGGACGACGGATACAATGGCCAAGGAAGTGCGTAAATTGGCGGATAGAATGATTACGCTGGGTAAAAAAGGTGATCTTCATTCGAGGCGTCAGGCATTATCGATTGTACGCGATAAAGACATGGTCGGTAAGCTTTTCGGCGAACTGACCGAACGATTCCGCAATCGAGCCGGCGGTTATACGCGCATTGTAAAAGTTGGATACCGCTTCGGTGACAATGCTCCTGTTTCCATCCTGGAATATATTCCGGATGAGAAAAAGAAAGAAAAAGCAAAGCCGAAGTCTAAGGCAAAAGCCAAAAAAGAAGAATAG
- a CDS encoding translation elongation factor-like protein, which yields MAEKKIGEVVKFFAKPSVAAVHMTEGELQVGDSIKFSGHTTEFTDVIESMEVDNQSVQKAVAGDSIGLKVSDRVRPGDEVFKVIPD from the coding sequence ATGGCAGAAAAGAAAATTGGCGAAGTTGTCAAATTTTTTGCAAAACCTTCAGTCGCCGCTGTACACATGACGGAAGGTGAATTACAGGTCGGTGACAGCATTAAATTCTCCGGGCATACGACGGAATTTACCGATGTGATCGAGTCCATGGAAGTGGATAATCAATCGGTGCAAAAAGCCGTTGCCGGCGATTCCATCGGCTTAAAGGTTTCGGACCGTGTTCGACCCGGTGATGAAGTATTTAAGGTTATTCCCGATTAG
- a CDS encoding 30S ribosomal protein S4 has product MARYTDSSCRMCRREGLKLFLKGDRCYSEKCSFERRGYAPGDHGQSHKKQQSDYGTQMREKQKLKRMFGLLEKQFHGYFEKADRQKGITGTNLLVLLERRLDNMVFRLGFANSRVEARQLISHSHFLINGKAVNIPSYLLKAGDEVTVKEGSRKINRILEAMETVARRGVPHWLELDKDNFKATIKMLPVREDLTMPVQEQLVVELYSK; this is encoded by the coding sequence TTGGCAAGATATACGGATTCCTCATGCAGAATGTGTCGCCGGGAAGGCTTAAAGCTTTTTCTAAAGGGCGATCGGTGTTATTCGGAGAAATGTTCCTTTGAAAGAAGGGGCTATGCTCCGGGAGATCATGGTCAGTCCCATAAGAAGCAGCAGTCGGACTATGGCACGCAGATGCGCGAAAAACAGAAACTCAAAAGAATGTTTGGCCTCTTAGAGAAGCAGTTTCATGGCTACTTCGAAAAGGCCGATCGGCAAAAGGGCATCACCGGTACGAATTTGCTGGTGCTTCTGGAGCGCAGATTAGACAACATGGTGTTTCGCCTTGGTTTTGCAAATTCGAGAGTTGAGGCAAGGCAATTGATCAGCCACAGCCATTTTTTGATTAACGGCAAAGCGGTCAATATACCTTCATACCTGCTGAAGGCGGGAGATGAAGTAACTGTCAAAGAAGGCTCTCGTAAAATTAATCGGATACTCGAAGCAATGGAAACCGTTGCGAGACGCGGTGTGCCACATTGGCTGGAATTGGATAAAGATAACTTTAAAGCGACCATTAAAATGCTTCCGGTTCGTGAAGATTTAACCATGCCGGTGCAGGAACAGCTTGTTGTAGAACTTTATTCGAAGTAA
- a CDS encoding 30S ribosomal protein S13 has protein sequence MARISGVDLPKNKRMEVALTYIYGIGKTRAKQILKDSGVSPDTKTDELADSEISAIRGILDKEGKVEGDLRREISMSIKRLMDIGSYRGLRHRKGLPVRGQRTHTNARTRKGPRRAIAGKKK, from the coding sequence GTGGCACGAATTTCAGGTGTTGATTTACCGAAAAATAAGAGAATGGAAGTTGCTTTAACTTATATTTATGGTATCGGCAAAACCAGGGCAAAGCAAATCCTGAAAGATTCGGGTGTTAGCCCGGATACAAAAACTGACGAACTGGCCGACTCCGAAATATCGGCGATCAGAGGCATCCTTGATAAAGAAGGCAAGGTGGAGGGAGATCTTCGCCGGGAAATATCCATGTCGATTAAACGCTTGATGGATATTGGTTCTTACCGCGGCTTGCGCCACCGTAAGGGACTTCCCGTTAGAGGGCAGAGAACGCACACCAATGCAAGGACAAGAAAAGGTCCGAGAAGGGCAATCGCAGGCAAGAAAAAGTAG
- a CDS encoding anion permease: MLESMAFVFVLVAIALVFDFLNGFHDSANSISTVVSTRVLSPKHAVMWAAFFNFAAVFFVGTEVAHTVGKGIIHLDIVDNLVILSALGGAIIWNIATWYYGLPSSSSHALIGGLIGAAVSKAGTGTLVWSGITKTTIFIIVSPAIGMALGFAFMILAMNLSRNSNIAKSDKVYRKLQLLSAAVYSLAHGMNDAQKTMGIIAMALFSKGLLGNTFHIPVWVIITCYTMISLGTMFGGWRIVKTMGTKITKLQPIGGFSAETAAACSIIGATVAGIPVSTTHTITGAIVGVGSTRRLSAVRWGVAGNIIWAWILTIPISAIISACIYLAVNYFAR; encoded by the coding sequence ATGCTTGAGTCTATGGCATTTGTTTTTGTTCTGGTGGCCATTGCGCTGGTTTTTGATTTTCTCAACGGATTTCATGACTCCGCCAATTCCATATCCACCGTTGTTTCCACGCGCGTTCTTTCACCCAAGCACGCTGTCATGTGGGCGGCCTTTTTTAATTTTGCCGCCGTGTTTTTTGTCGGTACCGAAGTCGCTCATACGGTTGGCAAGGGCATCATTCATCTGGACATTGTCGATAATCTGGTTATTTTGTCTGCTTTAGGCGGCGCGATCATCTGGAATATAGCAACCTGGTATTATGGCTTACCCAGCAGTTCCTCACATGCGCTGATCGGTGGTCTGATCGGGGCAGCCGTCTCCAAAGCCGGCACCGGCACACTGGTCTGGTCCGGCATTACCAAAACAACAATATTTATTATTGTTTCCCCTGCTATCGGTATGGCGCTGGGGTTTGCATTTATGATTCTGGCCATGAACCTGAGCCGGAATTCCAATATAGCCAAATCGGATAAAGTTTATCGGAAACTCCAACTATTATCCGCGGCGGTTTATTCATTAGCGCACGGTATGAACGATGCGCAAAAAACAATGGGGATTATTGCCATGGCGCTTTTCAGCAAAGGATTGCTGGGCAATACCTTTCATATCCCTGTTTGGGTCATTATCACCTGCTATACGATGATTTCTTTGGGCACCATGTTCGGCGGGTGGCGCATCGTAAAAACGATGGGAACCAAGATCACCAAACTCCAGCCCATCGGCGGTTTTAGCGCCGAAACGGCTGCGGCCTGTTCAATCATCGGCGCGACTGTGGCAGGAATTCCCGTCAGCACGACGCACACGATTACCGGCGCCATCGTTGGCGTAGGCTCCACCAGAAGACTTTCCGCCGTGCGCTGGGGTGTTGCAGGAAACATTATCTGGGCCTGGATTTTAACCATACCCATTTCCGCCATAATTTCCGCCTGCATTTATCTTGCCGTAAATTACTTTGCCCGTTAA
- the map gene encoding type I methionyl aminopeptidase produces the protein MVILKQPDEIAKARASNRIVAEVLSVLREKVKPGVTTRELDRIAEDVTVKRGAKPAFKGYRGYSYSLCASVNEEVVHGMPSDRVLVEGDIIGLDYGVCYQGLYGDSAITLPVGRVSDQAAKLMQVTEQSLYAAINQACNGNRLGDISAAVQETVEAAGYSVVRDFVGHGIGKNLHEDPQIPNFGKKGRGIELKKGMILAIEPMVNAGKYKVKILSDGWTVITADGSLSAHFEHSVAITDNGPEILSRLN, from the coding sequence ATGGTCATTCTGAAACAGCCGGATGAAATTGCCAAAGCCAGAGCAAGTAACCGGATTGTCGCAGAAGTATTAAGTGTCCTTCGCGAAAAAGTAAAACCGGGTGTCACGACCAGGGAGTTGGATAGAATAGCCGAAGATGTAACGGTGAAAAGAGGCGCAAAGCCTGCGTTTAAAGGTTATCGAGGTTATTCTTATTCTCTGTGTGCCTCTGTTAATGAAGAAGTCGTTCACGGGATGCCGTCGGACCGTGTTTTGGTAGAAGGTGATATTATCGGGCTTGATTATGGCGTCTGTTATCAAGGCCTTTATGGTGATTCGGCAATAACGCTGCCCGTAGGCAGGGTGAGCGACCAGGCAGCCAAGCTGATGCAGGTGACGGAACAGAGCTTGTATGCAGCAATCAATCAGGCTTGTAACGGAAACCGCTTGGGCGATATATCGGCGGCGGTTCAGGAGACGGTAGAAGCGGCTGGTTATTCGGTTGTTCGTGATTTTGTCGGTCATGGTATTGGAAAAAATCTGCACGAAGACCCGCAAATTCCGAATTTTGGAAAAAAAGGGCGTGGGATCGAACTGAAAAAAGGGATGATTTTGGCCATCGAGCCGATGGTCAATGCTGGGAAATATAAAGTAAAGATTTTATCTGATGGTTGGACGGTGATTACGGCGGATGGCAGTTTATCGGCTCATTTTGAGCATTCGGTGGCAATCACTGATAACGGGCCGGAGATATTAAGCAGATTAAATTAA
- a CDS encoding 30S ribosomal protein S11, with product MAKTVRKTGKKKEKKNITEGVAHIQSTFNNTIITITDMTGNVISWSSAGLQGFKGSRKSTPFAAQMAAEDAVRKAKEQGMRRVQVYIKGPGAGRESALRSLQLAGLTITMIRDVTPVPHNGCRPPKRRRV from the coding sequence ATGGCGAAAACAGTCAGAAAAACAGGTAAGAAAAAAGAAAAGAAAAATATTACGGAAGGGGTTGCGCATATTCAATCCACTTTCAATAATACAATTATCACGATCACGGATATGACGGGTAATGTCATTTCCTGGTCGTCCGCGGGATTGCAGGGCTTCAAAGGTTCGCGCAAGAGCACCCCTTTTGCAGCGCAGATGGCTGCGGAAGATGCGGTTCGTAAGGCCAAGGAACAGGGCATGCGACGGGTTCAAGTTTACATCAAGGGCCCTGGTGCTGGACGGGAGTCGGCCTTGCGTTCTTTGCAGCTGGCCGGATTGACCATTACCATGATACGCGACGTAACGCCTGTTCCGCATAACGGTTGCAGACCGCCAAAGCGGCGCAGGGTATAA
- the pstC gene encoding phosphate ABC transporter permease subunit PstC produces MTRQTKEIIIKYVFLLFALVSVIVLGLIVFSLFREGLPIFGKVSVKDFLFGMEWYPTYDPPSFGILPLIVGSLIVTLIATAIAVPLGVLAAIYISEIAPQAVREILKSVIELLAGLPSVVLGFFGMVIVAPWLQETFDLPTGLNIINASMILALMAIPTISSISEDALYAVPREFKEASYALGATKFETIVQVIVPAALSGISTAVMLGMARAIGETMVVLMVAGGAAAIPESLFDSVRPMPASIAAEMGETPFRSPHYQALFAIGIVLFCLTLAFNLIADYVSHKFRQTGSATL; encoded by the coding sequence ATGACTCGTCAAACAAAAGAAATTATCATTAAATACGTTTTTCTGCTTTTTGCCCTGGTTTCGGTGATTGTTCTGGGGCTGATTGTCTTTTCTCTATTCCGGGAAGGTCTGCCGATTTTCGGTAAGGTATCCGTTAAAGATTTTCTTTTCGGGATGGAATGGTATCCCACGTACGATCCGCCATCCTTCGGTATCTTGCCGCTGATTGTCGGTTCGTTGATCGTTACCCTTATTGCCACGGCTATTGCCGTGCCGTTGGGGGTGCTGGCGGCTATCTACATTTCGGAAATCGCGCCTCAGGCGGTCAGAGAAATTCTCAAATCCGTCATTGAATTGCTGGCTGGATTGCCCTCTGTTGTGCTCGGGTTTTTCGGCATGGTGATTGTCGCGCCCTGGCTGCAGGAAACATTTGATCTGCCTACCGGCCTCAATATCATCAATGCGTCGATGATTCTGGCTCTTATGGCGATTCCCACCATCTCCAGTATTTCAGAGGATGCTCTTTATGCCGTACCCCGCGAATTCAAGGAAGCCTCCTACGCGCTGGGGGCTACAAAATTTGAAACGATTGTTCAGGTGATCGTCCCGGCGGCGTTGTCCGGCATTTCCACGGCGGTCATGCTGGGGATGGCGAGAGCTATCGGTGAGACCATGGTTGTTTTGATGGTGGCCGGGGGCGCAGCCGCTATTCCGGAGAGTCTGTTTGATTCGGTTCGCCCGATGCCCGCGAGTATTGCAGCCGAAATGGGCGAGACACCCTTCCGCAGTCCGCATTATCAGGCACTTTTTGCCATCGGCATTGTCTTGTTTTGTCTGACGCTGGCTTTTAATTTAATTGCCGATTACGTGTCTCACAAATTCCGTCAGACGGGTTCCGCAACGCTTTAA
- a CDS encoding translation initiation factor IF-1, producing the protein MAKEEAIEVEGRVLEPLPNAMFRVELENGHKVLAHISGKMRMHFIKILPGDKVTVELSPYDLTRGRITYRTK; encoded by the coding sequence ATGGCCAAAGAGGAAGCAATAGAAGTTGAAGGTCGGGTTCTTGAGCCACTGCCTAATGCCATGTTCCGGGTAGAACTGGAAAATGGGCATAAGGTATTAGCGCACATATCCGGAAAAATGCGAATGCATTTTATTAAAATATTGCCGGGAGATAAAGTAACGGTGGAGCTTTCCCCTTATGATTTAACCCGCGGCCGGATAACTTACAGGACGAAGTAA